One Dreissena polymorpha isolate Duluth1 chromosome 9, UMN_Dpol_1.0, whole genome shotgun sequence genomic window carries:
- the LOC127845718 gene encoding uncharacterized protein LOC127845718 isoform X1, with product MAIKSVVVQTGGGPPPKLLSALQEKVLSVLPDCITMGITGGVDTFLTIDKPEGFFEDSDSESYSLISGEKSTDTVMKKKRVNKKRKCDCHDELLAIERRKLELFEEIVHLKRESLCFKKLKHSTTNVFE from the exons atGGCCATCAAGTCTGTGGTAGTGCAGACTGGGGGAGGGCCGCCACCAAAGCTCTTGTCGGCCTTACAGGAAAAG GTCCTGTCTGTACTCCCAGACTGCATCACAATGGGTATCACTGGGGGCGTTGACACATTCCTCACAATAG ataaacctgaAGGTTTCTTCGAAGATTCAGACAGTGAATCCTATTCACTAATCTCGGGAG aAAAAAGCACAGACAccgtaatgaaaaaaaaaagggtCAACAAGAAAAGGAAAT GTGACTGCCATGATGAACTTCTGGCAATTGAGAGAAGGAAATTGGAATTATTTGAAGAAATAGTTCATTTAAAAAGAGAGTCACtttgttttaaaaagcttaaGCATTCAACTACAAATGTATTTGAATAA
- the LOC127845718 gene encoding uncharacterized protein LOC127845718 isoform X2: MIYRIFTVLSVLPDCITMGITGGVDTFLTIDKPEGFFEDSDSESYSLISGEKSTDTVMKKKRVNKKRKCDCHDELLAIERRKLELFEEIVHLKRESLCFKKLKHSTTNVFE; the protein is encoded by the exons ATGATCTATCGTATTTTCACC GTCCTGTCTGTACTCCCAGACTGCATCACAATGGGTATCACTGGGGGCGTTGACACATTCCTCACAATAG ataaacctgaAGGTTTCTTCGAAGATTCAGACAGTGAATCCTATTCACTAATCTCGGGAG aAAAAAGCACAGACAccgtaatgaaaaaaaaaagggtCAACAAGAAAAGGAAAT GTGACTGCCATGATGAACTTCTGGCAATTGAGAGAAGGAAATTGGAATTATTTGAAGAAATAGTTCATTTAAAAAGAGAGTCACtttgttttaaaaagcttaaGCATTCAACTACAAATGTATTTGAATAA